Proteins encoded together in one Penicillium digitatum chromosome 1, complete sequence window:
- a CDS encoding Nucleolar GTPase, putative, giving the protein MGTGKKEAARKVRQGQPKDGMANVKTKGENFYRDAKKIKTLNMFKDGTPRRNAQGEITVAASYQSREVPTARIEPNRKWFANSRVISQEALTSFREAVAERAADPYQVLLKTNKLPMSLIRDNDKVNGLKQHQAKMAIETAPFNDTFGPKAQRKRVKLGVSSLEDLAGETAKMQDSYIEKNDEGTYADGSAIVRGDDTAAAEDLGLLTTSRESVFSKGQSKRIWNELYKVIDSSDVIIHVLDSRDPEGTRCRSVEKYIREEAPHKHLIFVLNKCDLVPTGVAAAWVRHLSKDYPCLAFHANINNSFGKGSLISLLRQFSSLHSDRKQVSVGLIGYPNSGKSSIINTLRNKKVCTVAPIPGETKVWQYITLMKRIYLIDCPGVVPPNVNDTEEDILLRGVCRVENVHNPEQYIPAVLRRVLPRHLERTYGIKHQENYLDWLALLARQGGRLLKGGEADLDGVAKMVINDFLRGKIPWYTPPPKGTGKGEKDEEPADGVEGREGRLGEMPRKRKLDENNEPAAKEAEAESESAQDEAINADDSDNDSIANLEVSDVESGEDE; this is encoded by the exons ATGGGTACAGGAAAGAAGGAGGCCGCTCGTAAAGTGCGGCAGGGGCAGCCCAAGGATGGCATGGCAAACGTCAAGACCAAAGGTGAAAATTTTTACCG TGATGccaagaaaatcaaaaccttgaACATGTTCAAGGATGGTACACCGCGCCGCAACGCACAGGGTGAAATCACAGTCGCCGCGAGTTATCAATCTCGAGAGGTGCCGACAGCACGTATCGAGCCAAACCGTAAATGGTTTGCTAACTCCCGTGTCATCTCACAAGAGGCTTTGACCTCGTTCCGTGAAGCTGTGGCGGAGCGTGCTGCCGACCCGTACCAAGTTCTTCTCAAGACCAACAAGCTCCCTATGAGCTTGATTCGGGataatgacaaggtcaaTGGCCTGAAGCAACACCAGGCTAAGATGGCAATTGAGACTGCTCCTTTCAATGATACATTCGGTCCCAAGGCTCAGCGCAAGCGCGTTAAGCTCGGCGTGTCGTCTCTCGAAGACCTCGCTGGCGAGACAGCTAAGATGCAGGACAGCTACATTGAGAAGAATGATGAGGGAACTTATGCCGATGGCAGTGCGATCGTTCGCGGTGATGACACTGCCGCGGCCGAAGACCTGGGTCTGCTTACTACCTCTCGTGAATCTGTCTTCTCAAAGGGACAGAGTAAGCGCATTTGGAACGAACTTTACAAGGTCATTGATTCTTCCGATGTCATCATTCATGTCCTGGATTCCCGCGATCCTGAAGGTACTCGTTGCAGAAGTGTTGAGAAATACATTCGCGAGGAGGCACCACACAAACACTTGATTTTCGTTCTGAACAAGTGCGATCTGGTCCCAACTGGCGTTGCT GCCGCTTGGGTTCGTCATCTTTCTAAGGACTACCCTTGTCTTGCTTTCCATGCCAATATCAACAACTCTTTCGGTAAGGGTTCGTTGATCTCGCTGCTTCGCCAGTTTTCGTCCCTTCATTCCGACCGTAAGCAGGTGTCTGTTGGCCTGATCGGCTACCCTAACTCGGGCAAGTCTTCCATCATCAATACTCTTCGAAACAAGAAGGTGTGCACAGTGGCTCCCATTCCCGGTGAAACCAAGGTGTGGCAGTACATCACCCTGATGAAGAGAATCTATCTCATCGATTGTCCTGGTGTGGTGCCGCCCAACGTAAACGACACCGAGGAGGACATTCTTCTCCGTGGAGTCTGCAGAGTGGAGAACGTTCACAACCCAGAACAGTACATTCCCGCTGTTCTCCGCCGTGTTCTGCCCCGTCACCTTGAGCGCACCTACGGCATCAAGCATCAGGAGAACTACCTCGACTGGCTCGCACTTCTTGCTCGCCAGGGTGGTCGTCTCCTCAAGGGAGGTGAAGCCGATCTGGATGGTGTAGCCAAAATGGTGATCAACGATTTCCTTCGTGGAAAGATTCCTTGGTACACACCCCCACCCAAGGGTACCGGAAAGGGCGAGAAGGACGAGGAGCCTGCCGACGGTGTCGAGGGCCGTGAAGGTCGCCTCGGCGAGATGCCCCGCAAGCGCAAGTTGGATGAAAACAACGAGCCCGCTGCCAAGGAAGCTGAGGCCGAGTCTGAGTCCGCTCAGGACGAGGCCATCAATGCTGATGACAGCGATAATGATTCGATCGCCAACTTGGAGGTCAGCGATGTGGAGAGTGGCGAGGATGAGTGA
- a CDS encoding Fungal transcriptional regulatory protein, N-terminal — MDCGNTGTAAGIDPKILDNWQTEGAFSVASWEHLGYDQPPEWDTSQESSQCDADIADLGTFHGPLAGEFRRLGNRKHDVAPENLNYPDGFVEGTGSGTLSPKTIPSSADENYTSDEAWPHFQLYNSVNVPMDASLLYPYAKGPSHSNGAVIVDDVGEMPHGGFSDAPAEGIMSFQQIPQSFPMIPQEWNEAQNSIPDNMSLQQDSIPLSVNAQESPKDHSLRGFQTSIRSLESRWLNSLESPLPTRRITPVSQTAGIRNPQMGQEFQFKSENSSVSGDLSGIYECSYSATSEEAPAIADRQLEDDDVQWKTSPHDSSSPEGSQPAFKTTAFMVSEAPLESLVSNVASGSRASSTAGHRAGRPAPLAMQTLATVKKRKARNLASMDQGITRPLQIVQEDGQGGSIASADFVSPPRGARRKGPLSMVGRANAGLRRKNKDTCVQCRLNKRKCDGSAPCDACRPTLHEQPCARACFSSIVEFGTCNYISQRAVNHPTMDGSNRVRMEIPSEFDLSQLLSLLAERQGRFNIRASQAWGSLYVLDLGETYRFLKTLSEYNGNSKSTFLEFIDRRIVDSKDKSKNWLSCLVDCDPMNQAYTLLSQWHNMPSRAKYSFVSLDPTGEERTMDINNPEDQREILLAAQLSRIFCRMLEVDGFRKLERDFYNIKWKQISHETHVRFLGELGHILLTLRWRVSWWKRLGDGGKTPDPTQQHYVDRVELLCRILYVYYTCVMAKLPSWSAADVPKGIWSTYADSENAIWDDFPSDSSDSGFQSWMERGHDLIEQAGVPSRISKF; from the exons ATGGACTGTGGAAATACCGGGACCGCTGCGGGGATCGACCCCAAAATTTTGGACAATTGGCAAACCGAGGGCGCCTTTTCTGTCGCCTCATGGGAACATTTGGGTTATGACCAACCCCCCGAGTGGGACACCAGCCAGGAATCGAGCCAGTGTGATGCGGATATCGCGGACTTAGGTACCTTCCATGGTCCATTGGCCGGTGAATTCCGTCGTCTGGGGAACAG AAAGCACGATGTAGCACCCGAGAACTTGAACTACCCCGATGGCTTTGTCGAGGGCACCGGCAGTGGTACACTTAGCCCCAAGACCATCCCATCTTCCGCCGACGAGAATTACACTTCGGACGAGGCTTGGCCACACTTTCAACTGTACAACTCAGTGAACGTGCCGATGGATGCCTCTCTTCTCTACCCCTACGCGAAAGGACCGAGCCACTCGAATGGCGCTGTCATAGTCGATGATGTCGGAGAGATGCCTCACGGTGGTTTCTCGGATGCCCCGGCAGAGGGTATCATGTCGTTCCAGCAGATTCCACAGTCCTTTCCCATGATCCCCCAGGAGTGGAATGAAGCTCAAAATAGCATTCCGGATAATATGTCTCTGCAGCAAGACTCCATACCACTCTCTGTGAATGCGCAGGAGAGCCCCAAGGATCACTCTCTGCGGGGGTTCCAGACTTCGATCAGATCGCTGGAATCGCGATGGCTTAATAGTCTGGAATCCCCACTTCCCACTCGACGGATCACGCCAGTCTCTCAAACTGCGGGCATACGAAACCCACAAATGGGACAGGAGTTCCAATTCAAATCTGAAAACTCTTCAGTGTCGGGCGATTTGTCGGGGATATACGAGTGCTCCTACTCCGCCACTAGCGAAGAGGCCCCGGCAATTGCGGATCGTCAGTTGGAAGACGACGATGTCCAATGGAAGACCTCCCCGCATGATTCTAGTTCACCGGAGGGGTCGCAACCGGCGTTCAAAACCACTGCCTTCATGGTGAGTGAGGCCCCCCTGGAGTCGCTAGTCTCCAATGTTGCCTCTGGATCAAGGGCTTCATCGACTGCTGGCCATCGTGCCGGTCGACCCGCACCACTTGCCATGCAAACATTGGCTACAGTCAAGAAACGCAAGGCCAGAAACCTGGCGTCAATGGACCAGGGCATCACAAGGCCGTTGCAAATTGTCCAGGAGGATGGCCAAGGCGGCTCCATTGCCTCTGCAGACTTTGTCTCACCCCCACGTGGCGCTCGTCGCAAGGGTCCATTGAGTATGGTTGGACGGGCCAATGCAGGCCTCCGCCGGAAAAACAAGGATACTTGTGTTCAGTGTCGATTGAACAAGCGCAAG TGTGACGGAAGCGCCCCTTGCGATGCTTGTCGCCCCACACTTCATGAGCAGCCATGCGCTCGTGCATGCTTCTCCAGTATTGTCGAGTTTGGAACCTGCAATTACATCT CCCAACGAGCTGTCAACCACCCTACCATGGATGGTTCCAACCGAGTCCGGATGGAGATTCCATCTGAATTTGACCTCAGTCAGCTCTTGTCTTTGCTCGCCGAGCGCCAAGGGCGGTTCAACATCCGTGCCAGCCAGGCCTGGGGCTCTCTATATGTCCTAGACCTGGGAGAGACCTACAGGTTCCTGAAAACCCTGAGCGAGTATAACGGCAACTCCAAGTCCACTTTCCTAGAGTTCATCGACCGACGAATTGTCGACTCCAAGGACAAGTCTAAGAACTGGCTTTCCTGCCTTGTGGACTGTGACCCAATGAACCAAGCCTAT ACCCTCCTCTCCCAGTGGCACAACATGCCTAGTCGCGCCAAATATAGCTTCGTGTCCCTCGACCCAACAGGCGAGGAACGAACAATGGACATTAACAACCCAGAAGACCAACGAGAGATCCTTCTCGCAGCTCAACTCTCCCGAATCTTCTGTCGCATGCTTGAAGTCGATGGCTTCCGCAAGCTCGAACGCGACTTCTACAATATCAAGTGGAAGCAGATCTCCCACGAGACACACGTACGCTTCCTCGGCGAGCTCGGCCACATCCTGCTGACGCTACGATGGCGCGTGAGCTGGTGGAAGCGACTCGGCGACGGCGGCAAGACCCCGGATCCCACGCAGCAGCACTATGTCGACCGCGTCGAGCTGCTCTGTCGCATCCTCTACGTCTATTACACCTGTGTGATGGCGAAGCTGCCCTCCTGGTCGGCGGCCGATGTCCCCAAGGGCATCTGGTCAACGTATGCTGACTCGGAGAATGCCATCTGGGATGATTTCCCTTCGGACTCCAGTGATAGCGGCTTCCAAAGTTGGATGGAGCGTGGCCATGACCTGATTGAGCAGGCTGGCGTTCCGAGCCGCATCTCGAAATTTTGA
- a CDS encoding Lipid phosphate phosphatase 2, with amino-acid sequence MSVLRNSRTATVQVRGFASSSNLRVGPESPHFIDVPRIIQPTNPRKPHVRGTLPVPRELFPARRADKPRIQYLNAVTQLPKTERVVSPNSSNPEKQEWKHKMADLRRQNLRDGLRDLYSRKRSADAKIVSRSLESQSRRERILQQPEREDERLTRPSIIEAMMPHKQPVLPDPNREERLALSRARLEAKRVQKENERKEHLQSLYVNARTFITTEEQLTAEIDRVFPEGENPAWRNDHQPGENIWNLGNPPTVLNLANKTRANEAVRWDVSQERVKKLGEALTGGKLRE; translated from the coding sequence ATGTCTGTCCTCCGCAATAGCCGGACTGCCACCGTGCAGGTCCGTGGATTTGCTTCATCCTCCAACCTGCGAGTCGGGCCCGAATCGCCTCACTTCATCGATGTGCCGAGAATTATTCAGCCCACCAACCCCCGCAAACCTCATGTTAGGGGTACTTTACCCGTGCCTCGCGAGCTCTTCCCGGCCCGCCGAGCGGACAAGCCCCGGATACAATATCTCAATGCAGTCACACAACTCCCCAAGACGGAACGGGTAGTTAGCCCAAATAGCAGCAACCCCGAGAAGCAGGAATGGAAGCACAAGATGGCGGATCTGCGGAGACAGAATCTGCGGGACGGTCTGCGAGACCTGTACTCGCGCAAAAGGTCCGCGGATGCAAAGATTGTCAGCCGCAGTCTTGAGAGTCAGAGTCGGCGGGAACGCATCCTTCAGCAACCCGAGCGTGAGGACGAGCGCCTCACTCGGCCATCGATCATCGAGGCGATGATGCCTCACAAACAGCCAGTTTTGCCCGACCCCAACCGTGAGGAACGCCTTGCGCTCTCTCGGGCACGCCTAGAAGCCAAGCGGGTACAGAAGGAGAATGAGCGTAAGGAGCACCTCCAGTCGCTGTATGTGAATGCTCGCACTTTCATTACAACCGAGGAACAGCTCACTGCTGAAATCGACCGGGTATTCCCCGAGGGTGAGAACCCAGCGTGGCGCAATGACCACCAGCCCGGTGAGAACATCTGGAACTTGGGTAACCCCCCAACTGTTCTCAATCTTGCCAACAAGACCCGCGCCAACGAGGCTGTTCGTTGGGACGTTTCTCAGGAGCGGGTTAAGAAGCTTGGCGAGGCACTTACTGGAGGTAAGCTGCGAGAGTAA
- a CDS encoding 4-carboxymuconolactone decarboxylase family protein, which yields MRLPYVADPPATSTPDEARILASVQARRAPNPLLPLDLALLHSYPVTEGWNSFIGAIRTRTTLTTVIRELAICRVAVVNGALFEWEQHAPLLTEGGLGSEAMKVIGDAQADFSDAAASLVLSADQRAVLKYTDAMTKTVTVPDEVFAELKGCFNEREVVEITATIAAYNCVSRFLVALDVGEKNHLH from the coding sequence ATGCGTCTCCCATACGTTGCAGACCCTCCAGCAACCAGCACACCAGACGAAGCCAGAATCCTAGCCAGCGTGCAAGCGCGCCGAGCACCAAACCCGCTTCTCCCCCTCGACCTAGCACTCTTGCACTCCTACCCAGTCACAGAAGGCTGGAATTCATTTATTGGCGCAATCCGCACCCGAACCACCCTCACAACTGTCATCCGTGAACTAGCCATTTGCCGCGTCGCAGTGGTCAACGGCGCCCTGTTTGAGTGGGAACAGCATGCCCCTCTGCTTACGGAAGGTGGATTGGGCTCAGAGGCAATGAAGGTTATTGGCGATGCTCAAGCGGATTTCTCAGATGCGGCAGCGTCGCTAGTCTTGAGTGCTGACCAGAGGGCTGTGCTGAAGTATACAGATGCTATGACGAAGACAGTTACCGTGCCTGATGAGGTTTTTGCGGAGCTAAAGGGGTGCTTCAATGAACGGGAGGTTGTTGAGATTACCGCTACGATTGCAGCTTATAATTGTGTTAGTCGCTTTCTAGTAGCTTTGGATGTTGGCGAAAAGAACCATCTACACTGA
- a CDS encoding Zinc finger, BED-type predicted — MGKKRRGPSLEELLDRPWCYYCERDFDDLKILISHQKAKHFKCDNCNRRLNTAGGLSVHLSQVHKEQLTQVHNALPNRMGVDIEIFGMEGIPADVLKAHQQRVASQFQQAELDRQHATGNPPTGASSGGQPAKKPKLEPVSDLKKRLAEHKARRAEALAGGSSGDVTPSSAVPSTSTPGGYVQSTQIAATPQYSYPQPYGGPPAGVTPHFSQTGSPSYSGYSPVGGQQVPGASPYTPSGYPSPFPAGLPTQPPVSYGAPPFPQQQPPPSDNRFTGLPAASSLPQRPAFAVPSVNAHEMQQMHMGHVPSPTPAASGYSNGSSAQPTESVSTPVDNQISGVANDAASKIEGSSKPKKEKTKPAVRMVYNDDTLSPEEKMAQLPRYAYVPDKSTQTALGELPGNVIVGAVQDSDTVIDPAQ, encoded by the exons ATGGGTAAAAAAAGACGTGGTCCTTCTCTCGAGGAGCTCCTCGATCGGCCATGGTGCTACTACTGCGAACGTGATTTTGACGACCTGAAGATCCTCATCTCTCATCAGAAAGCTAAGCATTTCAAGTGTGACAACTGCAATCGCAGACTGAATACTGCTGGAG GTCTATCCGTGCACTTGAGCCAGGTCCATAAGGAGCAATTGACCCAGGTCCACAATGCGCTACCGAACCGCATGGGCGTTGATATTGAAATATTTGGCATGGAGGGTATTCCTGCGGATGTCCTCAAGGCCCACCAGCAGCGTGTCGCTTCACAATTTCAGCAGGCCGAGCTAGATCGCCAGCATGCAACAGGCAACCCTCCTACTGGCGCCTCTTCTGGCGGCCAACCGGCTAAGAAGCCCAAGCTTGAACCTGTCTCGGATCTCAAGAAGCGACTAGCGGAACACAAGGCCAGGCGTGCAGAGGCACTTGCCGGAGGTAGCAGCGGCGATGTGACACCCTCTAGTGCTGTTCCTTCTACGTCAACACCCGGTGGATAC GTGCAATCGACTCAGATCGCAGCCACTCCGCAATACTCTTACCCTCAGCCCTACGGAGGCCCCCCCGCCGGTGTTACACCTCATTTCTCGCAAACTGGCAGTCCTTCCTATTCAGGCTACTCCCCAGTTGGTGGGCAACAGGTCCCTGGTGCCTCTCCTTACACCCCATCCGGGTATCCCTCGCCATTCCCCGCAGGACTTCCAACACAGCCACCAGTCTCCTATGGGGCTCCTCCTTTCCCCCAGCAACAACCTCCACCATCCGATAACAGATTTACGGGCCTACCAGCCGCCTCAAGCCTTCCTCAGCGTCCTGCTTTTGCTGTACCTTCCGTCAACGCGCACGAAATGCAACAGATGCACATGGGACATGTCCCATCCCCCACACCCGCAGCTTCGGGTTACTCTAATGGATCCAGCGCCCAACCAACCGAGAGTGTCTCCACACCTGTTGACAATCAAATTTCAGGCGTAGCCAATGACGCCGCCTCCAAGATAGAGGGTAGCAGCAAACCtaagaaagaaaagaccaAGCCCGCGGTCCGAATGGTTTACAATGATGATACGCTTAGTCCGGAGGAGAAGATGGCACAGCTACCTCGATATGCATACGTTCCAGACAAAAGCACGCAAACTGCCCTCGGCGAGCTCCCCGGAAACGTAATCGTGGGCGCCGTTCAAGATTCCGACACGGTGATCGATCCGGCCCAATAA
- a CDS encoding Acid phosphatase, putative encodes MHILVVNDDGPPSTKLSPYLQPLVKTLEANGHQVSVAIPAASRSWIGKAHLIEASLTASYVHPDAFNADGSWDESFESPDPENDWVVIRNGTPASCAQLGLHNLFSERAPIDLVISGPNHGRNASTIYNLSSGTVGGALEAVFCGKRGIAISFGSKDPQPDDVIAAAARLAVRVVQHLYGNWDERVELYNINVPMVLDVEEKPVIYTRTLPYYWSRGCLYAEEETGKKVNGVNGVHVNGETNGTGVDGYAPASARQRQFKWSADLSDMKKTMQESEVGTDAHTVLNGSTSVTALRANFWHVPGLEGPLDLDS; translated from the exons ATGCACATCCTG GTCGTCAACGACGATGGTCCGCCAAGCACCAAGCTTTCACCATACCTCCAACCTCTAGTCAAAACCCTCGAAGCAAACGGCCACCAAGTCTCCGTAGCAATCCCGGCAGCCTCTCGCTCCTGGATTGGCAAAGCCCACCTAATTGAAGCCTCTCTAACAGCCAGCTACGTACACCCAGACGCGTTTAACGCAGACGGCAGCTGGGACGAGAGCTTTGAATCCCCAGACCCGGAGAATGACTGGGTGGTGATCCGCAACGGCACACCGGCCAGCTGCGCGCAACTAGGTCTGCACAATCTATTCAGTGAGCGCGCGCCCATCGACCTTGTCATTTCGGGTCCGAACCACGGCCGCAATGCTTCCACCATCTACAACCTCTCCTCGGGGACGGTAGGCGGTGCGCTGGAGGCGGTGTTCTGTGGTAAGCGTGGTATTGCAATCTCGTTTGGTAGCAAGGACCCGCAGCCTGATGATGTTATTGCTGCGGCCGCGAGACTGGCTGTTAGGGTGGTGCAGCATCTTTACGGGAACTGGGATGAGCGGGTCGAGCTTTACAATATCAATGTTCCTATGGTTCTTGATGTGGAGGAGAAGCCTGTGATTTACACACGCACGTTGCCGTATTATTGGTCCAGAGGATGCTTGTATGCTGAAGAGGAGACAGGAAAGAAGGTGAATGGTGTGAATGGGGTTCATGTCAACGGCGAGACAAACGGCACGGGTGTTGATGGATACGCCCCTGCGTCTGCCAGACAGCGGCAGTTTAAGTGGTCAGCTGATTTGTCGGATATGAAGAAGACGATGCAGGAAAGTGAGGTCGGCACAGATGCCCACACTGTGCTCAATGGGTCAACGAG TGTGACTGCCCTCCGAGCCAATTTCTGGCATGTCCCCGGTCTTGAAGGACCACTGGACCTTGATTCTTGA
- a CDS encoding DUF726 domain protein encodes MAPIPRADLDGDNPSSDIGDSQDSPLRRQFSEPFRPQSTSTQISQSPEPMPRRLKCDWCGKLLMLPNDADISEEDVLSDHINEAHPKSINFSGYDGADDGADDLAEDLVEDGADDTYDEHGDLQDDDAIEQDEPVIQASKPEDGEVQNKEGEEIAVELTTDDNNGTQPTTIQINVGNMPEIKRDLLDWLSNPRTGYPEEYRLREAQWRRPDVKKRLERFWKVHDANKFSPNYDQEAAKCESTWENAFHDPSKTRKRDAPEPAPHPLPYKKPKVDKGQFLEVQVQELDELVGMLRNPEKYTPEELYALTQTAAFALKTFQDEYLALDDLYLKAHRHKRDEPSYQTKRHQMQGHKKKGGAPLAHVNEDKLDFEEKKEAMLYGYKHNYFPGNTPLVPIRTQQDPFVQGGFVPTPAQARKMIAKNKESGNLNPDGWAAMKKHGLEYHPQMYEPRREPLVPKVTRKRKAAEVEVPTKTTDAEETQNESADGDETDEDNHPAKRRNRGRGGKTVVAESTHSDTNSRRGSGRGRGRGRGRGLGRLGSSRATFEVTPAPTQSASRGRGRRGASSLASSSLPPAETSFPAVEPKATESPVGSAPTSAKKEALSAEAIEEARRQKIANSKNPKRTKAMLDHWDRFNREGRIRNPKRSKAQIEQDRTADGAVDEVPKPTGPGRRKRSPSLAPLAGNLAPKGPTGLPSMASVQAQQQQPMPPTLPPMGVVPHYGHVPVNPFAAAAPVAPMAQLGQPMPPQYAPFPYVQYHGMGPLQGHNPRDPRH; translated from the coding sequence ATGGCCCCAATTCCAAGGGCCGATTTGGATGGGGACAATCCTTCTTCGGATATTGGTGACAGCCAGGACTCCCCGCTGCGTCGTCAATTTTCTGAACCCTTCCGTCCCCAATCTACTTCCACTCAAATCTCTCAGTCCCCAGAGCCCATGCCTCGACGGCTCAAGTGTGACTGGTGTGGGAAGCTTTTGATGCTCCCAAATGACGCAGACATCTCTGAAGAAGATGTTTTAAGTGATCATATCAACGAAGCTCACCCGAAATCTATCAACTTTTCTGGGTATGATGGTGCCGACGATGGCGCTGATGATCTCGCCGAAGATTTAGTCGAAGACGGCGCTGATGACACTTACGACGAGCATGGCGATCTCCAAGATGACGATGCCATTGAACAGGACGAGCCCGTAATTCAAGCTTCCAAGCCTGAAGACGGCGAGGTTCAGAACAAAGAAGGCGAAGAGATCGCAGTAGAACTGACCACAGACGACAACAATGGCACCCAGCCAACCACAATCCAAATCAATGTCGGCAATATGCCCGAAATTAAACGTGACCTGCTGGACTGGCTTTCCAACCCGCGTACTGGATATCCCGAGGAGTATCGCCTCCGTGAAGCCCAGTGGCGACGACCAGACGTAAAAAAGCGCCTCGAACGCTTCTGGAAAGTTCATGATGCCAACAAATTCTCCCCCAACTACGACCAGGAAGCTGCCAAGTGTGAATCTACTTGGGAAAATGCTTTCCACGACCCTTCTAAGACCAGGAAGCGTGATGCACCTGAGCCAGCTCCTCACCCTCTTCCATACAAGAAGCCCAAAGTCGACAAAGGCCAGTTCCTCGAAGTACAGGTTCAAGAACTCGATGAGCTTGTCGGCATGCTCCGCAACCCCGAAAAATACACCCCCGAGGAACTCTACGCGCTCACACAAACTGCCGCTTTTGCTTTAAAGACATTCCAAGATGAATACCTGGCCCTCGACGACCTTTACCTCAAGGCGCACCGACACAAACGGGATGAACCCTCGTATCAAACAAAGCGACATCAAATGCAGGGTCACAAGAAAAAGGGAGGAGCTCCTCTGGCTCACGTCAACGAGGACAAGCTTGACtttgaggaaaagaaagaggcaATGCTCTATGGTTACAAACATAATTATTTCCCGGGCAATACACCACTTGTGCCTATCCGCACACAGCAGGATCCATTTGTGCAGGGAGGCTTTGTCCCAACTCCCGCGCAAGCCAGAAAGATGATTGCTAAAAACAAGGAGAGTGGCAATCTCAACCCTGATGGGTGGGCAGCCATGAAGAAACATGGCCTTGAATATCACCCTCAGATGTATGAACCTCGACGCGAGCCACTTGTGCCAAAAGTCACTCGGAAACGCAAGGCTGCAGAGGTTGAAGTGCCAACCAAAACCACTGATGCAGAAGAGACTCAAAACGAGAGTGCGGATGGTGACGAAACTGATGAAGACAACCACCCCGCAAAGCGACGCAACCGAGGCCGCGGCGGCAAAACTGTCGTTGCCGAATCGACTCACTCTGACACAAACTCTCGCCGAGGCTCTGGCCGTGGCCGTGGCCGCGGACGCGGCCGCGGGCTTGGTCGCCTTGGCTCCTCTCGGGCTACATTCGAAGTCACCCCTGCCCCAACTCAATCCGCATCTCGGGGCCGGGGTCGACGTGGCGCTAGCAGCCTGGCCTCCTCATCACTCCCTCCAGCAGAGACCTCCTTCCCGGCCGTCGAACCGAAGGCCACCGAAAGCCCTGTCGGATCCGCTCCGACATCGGCCAAGAAGGAGGCTCTCTCCGCTGAGGCGATTGAGGAGGCCAGGCGCCAGAAGATTGCCAATTCGAAGAACCCTAAGAGGACCAAGGCGATGCTCGATCACTGGGACCGGTTCAACCGGGAAGGACGCATTCGCAACCCAAAGCGATCCAAGGCCCAAATTGAGCAGGACCGGACCGCCGACGGCGCCGTCGACGAGGTCCCCAAGCCCACTGGCCCCGGCCGCCGCAAGCGGTCGCCCTCGCTGGCACCACTTGCTGGCAACCTCGCCCCCAAGGGGCCCACCGGCCTGCCCTCAATGGCAAGCGTACAggcgcagcagcagcagcccaTGCCTCCCACCCTCCCTCCTATGGGGGTGGTCCCTCACTACGGCCACGTCCCAGTGAACCCctttgctgctgctgcgccTGTTGCGCCTATGGCGCAACTGGGGCAACCCATGCCGCCCCAGTACGCCCCATTCCCGTACGTCCAGTACCACGGGATGGGTCCCCTCCAGGGTCACAACCCGCGGGACCCACGCCATTGA